GGTCCCCCTCGGAGGCGGGACGATCCCCTTCGAGCGGTGGGAGGCGATGAAGGAGGAAGCCGAGGAGAAGCGGCTTCTCTATGTGGCGGCCACCCGCGCGAAGGACCGGCTCTTCCTGGTGGAGGGGGCGACGGGGCGGGGGAGCGCGCTGCGGGATTCGCTGCATGCCGGGCTTTCCCGGGCGCGCTCCGGGGGGGAGGCGCGCTGCGCGGTCACCGGGCTCCCGGGAGAGCGGCTTCTCTTCCCCGCGGAGGATGCCCCGGACGGGCGGGAGGGGGAATTCCTCCGGGTGGAGGTGGCGTCTCCTCTTCCGGAGGAGCTCCCCGCCGAGGTCCCTCCCGAAAGGTCGTTCCCCGACGTGGAGCCGGTTTCCACCGGTCCGGAGACTCCCCTTCCGGTTTCCACGACGGTCACGCTCCGGGAGTTTTCCGACCGGGCGGCCGGAAGGCGGTTCGGGGAGAGGGTCCACCGGGCGCTCGAGGCCGCGCCTCCGGTCGTCTCCCCGTGGCCGCCGGCGGGCTGGCCGCCCTTTCCCCGGGAAGAGGGGGAGGAATCCCGGTGGGACGCGATCCGCGAGGCGATTCCGGCCTCCCGGCTCTACAGGGACCTTTGCCGCTCCGTCCCGGCGGGGACCGAGCTCCCGCTGCTCTCCTTCCGGGGCGGATGGTCGCGGGAGGAGCGGGCGGACCTGGTGGTGCGCTTCCCGGCGGGGACGGCTTCGGACGGGGATCGGGAGGGCCCGGAGTGCTGGGTGATCGACTACAAGACCGGGAGGCGGGAGGCGGCGGAGGAGGAGACATACAGGGAACAGGTCCGCGGGTATGCGGAGATCCTCTCCGCGGCGTGGAAGGTCACCGTCCGCGGGTTTGTCTGGTATATTGAGACGGGGGAATCCTTCGAAGTCTGAGAAGAAAACCTATATCACAGGAGGAATCGGACCATGACCCGGAAGCCGAGCGAAAGCGAACAGGAATATTTCGCCCGGATCGAGTACGAGCGGCGGAAGAAGCTGGAGCGGGAGAAACAGCAGGCCCTGGCGCAGGAAGAGAAGGAAACTCTTCGGGAGCTCCACTTCATGAAGTGCCCCAAATGCGGCATGGACCTGGTCGAGATCGACTACAAGAGCATCAAGGTGGACAAGTGCTCCGGGTGCGAGGGGGTCTGGCTCGACCCGGGGGAGCTGGAAGCGGTCGGCCGGATGGAGAAGTCGATGATCGGCCGGATCTTCGGCGGGTAAACGGCGGCTATCCGAGACGGATCAGGTAGATCAGCTTGTCGTCGCCCCGGTCGTAGTAGTCGGGGAGCTGCGCGGCGAGGGTGCAGCCGATCTTCTCGTAGAAGGTTCTCGTGCCGCCGTAGGATTCCTTCGAGGAGGTCTCGATGACGAGGAGGCGCCCTCCCCGCCGCCGGACCTCCTCCTCCACGAACCGGACGATCTTCCGGCCGTATCCCGTTCCCATCCGGTCGGTCCGCGTCGCCAGCCAGTAGAGATCCCAGGTGGCGGCGGTCATCGGGTTCTTCCCGAAGCAGGCGTAGGAGACGATGGTGCCGTCCTCCTCCACCAGGACGTAGGGGTGGTAGTCGTCCTGTTCCGGCCGGGTCAGGGCGGCGTCGACCAGCTCCATGGCGACGTCCACCTCGTGGGGCTTGAAGGCGTTCGTGTTCCCGATCAGCGCGCGGATCGCCTCGCGGTCGCTCTCCCGGATCGGCCGGATGGCGGCGTTCATCGNNNNNNNNNNNNNNNNNNNNNNNNNNNNNNNNNNNNNNNNNNNNNNNNNNNNGAAAGCCCGGCCGCCAGGGAGGCCCGGGCGAGCCCCGCGTCGGCCGAGATGTCGGGGTTCGGGTTCACCTCGAGGACGTAGAGCTTCCCGCCCCGGCCCATCCGGAAGTCGACCCGGGAATATCCGCGGAGCTGAAACGTGCGGGCGCAGGCCAGGGCCATCCGGCAGAGCCTGTTTTTCAGCGCCTCCGGGATCCGGGCGGGGCATTCGGCGGCGATCTCCGAGTAGGCCGGATGCATCGCGTCCCACTTCGACTCGAAGGAGCAGACGCGCCACCTCCTGCTCCGGTAGACGAGCTCCGCCGGGGGCAGAATCCGGTAGGGATCCTCCCGGGATCCGTTCCCCAGGACCGCCGCGTTGAACTCCCGCCCGCCGACGTACTCCTCGACCAGCGCCTCCTGCCGGTATTTCTCGATCACGTGCCCGATTCTCTTCCGGAGGCTGCGCGCGTCGTCCACCACGCTCTCCTCCGTGATCCCGGCCGATCCGTCCTCGCAGGCCGGCTTCACGATCAGGGGGAAGCGGAGCCCCGGCCGGCCGTTCCGTGCGGAAGCGTAGAGCCGGAAGGGGGGGGTCGGGATCCCGAAGGCGGAGAGCAGATGCTTGGTGAGTGCCTTGTTGTTGCAGATCGAAAGGGGCATCGGGCTGTTTCCGGTGTAGGGGAGGCCGAGCAGCTCGAGGAAGGCGGCGCCGTGCGGCTCCTTCTGCGCCGAGTCCATCGGGCACTCGCTCAGGTTGAAGACCACATCGGTGTGGAAGTCCCGGAGCGCCGAAGCGAGCACGGAGGGATCCTTCCCGAAGGCGAACTTCCGGACGGCGTGGCCTCCCGAGGCCAGCGCGTCCAGAACCTGCCGGGCGCTCACCGCGAGGTTCATCTCCTCGAACATCTTTTCGTGGGTACCCCGGAGCGTTTCCTCCACCGGGGTGAAGAGGACCGCGACCCGCTTCGGGGGCAGTCCCGGGGGGGTCATGCCGGCACCATCCCGAGGCGGGCGAGCGCGCAGGAGAGGATGTCCGACAGCAGGGCGACGTAAGGGATCCCCATCCGGTCCGCCATGATCGGAAGGTCCCCGTACCCCGGCGAGAGGCCGGGGAGCGGGTTGCACTCGAGGAATTGCGGCACCCCGCGAAGATCGACCCGGAAATCGATCCGGCTGAAGTCGCGGCAGCCCAGAAGCCGGGAGATCCCGACGGCGCACCGCCCGATCTCCGCGGCGGTGCCTTCCGGCAGGGAGGGGGGGCACAGATACTCGACCTGGCGCTCCCAGTCCCGCTTCACTTCGAGGGAGTAGACGAACTCCTCGCTCCGGACCTTCGTCGGCCGGATCTCCATCATGCCGATCACCCGGGGCGTTCCGTTCCCCACGAGCCCCACCGTCACCTCGGGGCCCGGGACGAACTCCTCCACGAGCGCCTCCTGCCCGTAGGTTCCGGTGACGAACCGGATCATCGTCTTCGCTTCCGCAGGCGAGGTGGCGCGGGAGGCGAGGCGGACTCCCTTGCTCGATCCCTCGAAGGCGGGCTTGACGATGACGGGGAAGGAAAGGGCGCCCTCGTCCAGTTCTTCCGGGGAGGCGCACTGCTGAAACCGCGGAGTGGGGTATCCCTCCGAAGCCACGATGCGCTTCGCCACCGGCTTGTCGAGGGTCACGCAGAGGGTGAGAGGGTCGGATCCCACGTAGGGGATCCCGAGCATCTCCAGGAGGGCGGGAAGGTGCGCTTCCCGGCAACGCCCCCACTCCCCTTCCGCGATGTTGAACACGATGTCGGGACGCGACTCCCGCAGCCGGTCGATGATCGGCGGGCCCGCTTCCAGAAGGATCACCTCGTGCCCCAGGGAGGCGAGCCCCTCCCGGATATGTCCGACCGTCGCCTCGGAGTCGTATTCCTCGAAGGCGTCCTCCGGCAGATGCGCGGGAGGATCGGCGGGCTTTACGTTGTAGGCGAGCCCGATTCGCACCGTCTCCTTCTCCTGGCCATCCGCTCGTTCCCGGAGGGGATCAGCGCCTTCAGGTCCCCCCGGAGCAGGCGGTACACGTCCGGCCGTCCGACCGGAGGATCGCTGTCGGGCCGGGCCGACGGGCGGCCGTCGTTCTGCGGTTCCTCGTAGCCGACGAGGATCCCCTCGTAGTTCCGCAGGACGGTCCGGGTCTCCCCCATGGAGATGATGTAGTTCGGCATGAGCGGGATCTTGCCGCCGCCGCCGGGGGCGTCGACCACGAACGAGGGGATGGCGAGCCCGGAAGTGTGTCCCCGGAGCGCCTCCATGATCTCGATTCCCTTGGACAGCCGCGTCCGGAAGTGCTCGAGCCCGCGCACCATGTCGCACTGGAACAGGTAGTAGGGGCGGACCTTCGCCTTGAGCAGCTGCGTGTTCAGCCTGCGGATGATCTCCGGGTGGTCGTTGACCCCCCTCAGGAGGACCGACTGGTTGTTCACCGGGACCCCGGCCCGCAGGAGGCGGTCGCAGGCCTTCCGGGCCTCGGCGGTGACCTCGCGGGGGTGGTTGAACTGGGTGTTCACCCAGATCGGGCCGTACTTCTCGAGCACCGCGCACAGCTCGTCGTCGATCCGCATCGGGAGAACGACCGGGACCCGGGTGCCGATCCGGATGATCTCCACGTGCGGGATCTTCCGAAGACTCTTGAGGATGAATTCGATCCGCGACGTGGGAAGCGTCAGCGGATCGCCGCCGGAGACGATGACGTCCCGGATCTCGTCGTGCCGGCGGATGTAGCTGAACATCTTGTTCAGCTCGAACTCGGTCTTCGGGCTCTCCCCCAGCGCCCAGATCCGTTTGCGGGTGCAGTGCCGGCAGTACATGGAGCAGAAGCTGCTCACCACCATCAGGCAGCGGTCGGGGTACCGGTGGGTGAGCCCCGGCACCGGCATGTCCTTCTCCTCCTCGAGGGGGTCGTCCTCGCCGGTGTCCATCCCGAAGTATTCCTCGGGGGAGGGGAACGCCTGCCGGCCGATCGGGTCTTCGGGATCGTCCAGGCGGATGAGCGACAGGTAGTAGGGGGTGATCGAGAGGCGGTAGCTCTCGGTGACGCGCTGGAGGAGGTCCGTTTCCTCTCGGGAGAAGTAGCGCAGTCCCGAGAGCTCCCGGATCGAGGTGATCCGGTGGGAGAGCTGCCAGCGGTAGTCGTTCCATTCTTCCCGGGTAACCTGTGGCCACGGCAGACCGACGGGATTCGTCGTGTGGCCGGTGCTACTCAACGGGGCCGGTTCTTCACCGGAGATTCTGTCCATGGTCCTCCTCGCAACGTTCCGTCGGATAGGTTCGTTTCCCTGGTTCTTCATCGGATTATCGCCCGCTCGCCTTTACCCAGAGGAAGTCGACCTCGGTCTTCCCCTTGTTGGAGAATGAGTACTCCTGCTCGGCCCGGAAATAGAGACTCTCCCCCCTGCGCGCCACGTAGGCGGTTCTTCCCAGCCGCAGGCCGAGCCTCCCCGAGAGGACGAACACGTAGTTCTCCCCCTCGTGGGCCGGCTCGGGGAGGGCTTCCCGGCCCGGCCGGATCGAGGCCTGGTAGGTCACGATGTTCCGGTACCGGCTCTTCGTCAGCAGCGTCTCGAAGGACTGGTACCCGGTGACGTCGGAGGGAAGGGCCTCGTTTCTGCGGAACAGGACCTTTTCCTCGTCGTCGTCGGCAAAGAATGAGGAGGGGGTTTCGTTCAGGGCGGAAAGGATCTCCAGGAAGTTGGCGACGGAAGGGGAGGTCAGGTCCCGCTCGATCTGGGAGATCGCCCCCTTCGTCAGCCCCGCGCGCTCCGCCAGGTCGGCCTGCGCGAGTCCGTTGATCTGCCGGAGGTGCTTGATCCGGGCGCCGATCTCGATCACGTGAATGTTTTTTAAACCCTCCGTTTAGTAATCTAACCGAATTTTATGAAAACGAAACCGGGATGTCAACAGAAAATCGATGGAATACCATGAGGATTTTCCTCCACCGTTCGAAAGGCTATATCCGGAGGGGGATGGTTTGCTATACCCCGAAAACCGGCCTTCCGGGGCCCCTGGCTCGCGGGGGGAGTCCTCTCGGCTACGCTCGCGATCTGCGCCCGCTCGCTGCCGTGTGGTGGGGACACTCCTCTCCCGCATCCCGAGGAAACCAGGAATGTCCCCGCCGCCTCGTCGACCCCCCCCGCATCGCTGCGGGTCCCCGGCTGACGGGTGCCGCAGTTGCAGGCGCCCTCGGGACGAGGCGCATCACGGGCGGAACCCCCGGCCTGGCGTGATTTCGGGATTTTCGAAGGATGGTGGAGGAGAAGGGGATTGAACCCTCGACCCCCACGTTGCGAACGTGGTGCTCTCCCAGCTGAGCTACTCCCCCACCTTTGAAGTTCCCATTTTCCACGATCCGTCCGCCCCTGTCAAACAAATCCCCCCGCATGGATGGGTCCCGCTGCGGCATCCGCAACTGGAGCGTACCCCCTCGGGAGGGCGCACGGGGCCAGCTCCGCCGCCTCGGAGGGGGGCTTCGCTTCGCCCGCCCTCCGCCAGCGGATCATTCCTTTTATCTCCGCTCATCCCCCCTCCTTCGGCTGGCTCCGCTGTATTGTGCGCCCCGTCGCGGTGGCGCCCGATACGGGCTCCGCCGCCTCGGCTTGCTCCGCTGTATTGTGCGCCCCGTCGTGAGGGCGCATGAATACGGCGCCTCCTCCTTGGGGGCACTTACCGGCCGCCGGCTACTCCGGTAGAATCGGGGAGAGATGAACAGTCCCCCTCGACCCGCGGTCTTCGTGGAAGTGGCGGTGCCGCTTCCGATCGACCATCCGTTCACCTACCGGGTTCCGGCCGGCGGGGAGGCGCGCGCCAAGGTGGGAGTCCGGGCGCTGGTCCCCTTCGGGGCCCGCAGGGTCACGGGTCTGGTCACGGCGCTCTCGGACGGGGCCTCCCTGGGCGAGCGGGAGGCGAAGGAGGTTCTGGACTTCCTCGACGAGGAGCCCTACATCCCCCCGGGCCACCTGGCCTTCCTGCTCGCGGCCGCGCGGGAGTGCCTCGCGCCGGCCGGCGAGATGCTCCGGGCGGCGCTTCCCCGGGGGCTCTCCCGTCGGGATTCGCCTCCCTCCCCCCGCACGGAGACCGTCTTCCGCCCCGCGAACGGGAATCCGGACGCGGCCCTTACCCCGAAGCAGAGGAAGGTCTATTCGCTGGTCCTGGAGGCGGAAGAGATCGCTTCCGCCGACCTGTCGGCGCGGATCTCCGGAGGGGGGGACGTCGCCCGCCGATTGGCGGCCAGGGGGATCCTGTCCGCCACCGTCCGGGAGAAGCCGGTGGGGCTGACCGCCGCCCAGATTCCCGCTTCCCCGGGAGGCTTCACGCCGACGCTTCCCCAGGAGGCGGCTCTCGCAAGGATCGGCGTGGCGGTCGCCTCAAGGGCATCGTCGGTGTTCGTCCTGCACGGGATCACCGGCTCCGGGAAGACCGAGGTGTACCTGAGGGCGATCGAGCAGGTCCGTGCGGCCGGGAGGCAGGCGGTCTACCTGGTTCCCGAAATCTCGCTGACCCCGCAGCTGCTCGGGCGCGTGCGTGCCCGGTTCGGCGACGGCGTGGCCGTGCTCCACAGCGGGCTCTCTCCCGCGGAGCGGACGGCCCAGTGGAGGAGGGTGCGCGCGGGGGAGGTCTTCCTCTCCATCGGGGCGCGCTCCGCGGTCTTCTCCCCCTTCGCCTCGCCGGGGCTGTTCATCGTCGACGAGGAGCACGACACCGCCTACAAGCAGGAGGAGGGGATCCGGTACCAGGCGCGGGACCTGGCTCTCCTGCGGGGGAGGATGGAGGATGCGGTGGTCCTGCTGGGCTCGGCCACCCCGTCCGCCGAGGCGATCCATCTGACGCGGACCGGAGAGGCGACGATGCTCTCCCTCCCCGAGCGGATCGGGGCCCGGGGGCTCCCGGAGATCTCCGTCGTCGACCTGCGGAGCCAGGCGGGACGGCGCGGGGCCGACCGGTATTTTTCCGCGGAGCTGGAGGCCGCCGTCGAGGAGACCCTCCTGCGCAGGGAGAAGGCGATGCTCTTCCTGAACCGCCGAGGCTACGCACCGGCGCTGACCTGCCTCGACTGTGGGACCACCGTCCAGTGCAATAACTGCCAGGTCTCCATGACCTTTCACCGGCAGGACGGGGCGCTGCTGTGCCACTACTGCGACGCGAGGAAATCCCCCCCGGAGGAGTGCCCCGGGTGCGGGGGTCACAAGGTGGTGCAGGTCGGGATCGGCACGGAGCGTCTCGTCGCCTGGGCCGGGAAGCGGTGGGCGGATGCCCGGGTGGAGCGGCTCGACTCCGACCTGGGAAGGAAAAAGGGGGTGTACGGAGAGGTGCTGTCGCGGATGGCGCGGGGGGAGGTCGACATCCTGGTCGGGACGCAGGTCATCGCCAAGGGGCACGATTTCCCCGAGGTGACCTTCGTCGGCGTCCTGCTGGCCGATCTTTCCCTCTCCTTCCCGGATTTCCGGTCGGCCGAGCGGACCTTCCAGCTCCTCACCCAGGTTTCGGGGCGCGCAGGGCGGGGGAGCCGCCCGGGGAAGGTGATCCTGCAGACCCTTTCGCCGGAGCATGTCTGCATCCGCAAGGCGGCGGAGCACGATTTCCGCGGGTTCATGGAGGCGGAGCTCTCCGAGCGGGAGGCGCTCGGATACCCCCCCTACGG
The sequence above is a segment of the Deltaproteobacteria bacterium GWC2_65_14 genome. Coding sequences within it:
- a CDS encoding primosomal protein N' codes for the protein MNSPPRPAVFVEVAVPLPIDHPFTYRVPAGGEARAKVGVRALVPFGARRVTGLVTALSDGASLGEREAKEVLDFLDEEPYIPPGHLAFLLAAARECLAPAGEMLRAALPRGLSRRDSPPSPRTETVFRPANGNPDAALTPKQRKVYSLVLEAEEIASADLSARISGGGDVARRLAARGILSATVREKPVGLTAAQIPASPGGFTPTLPQEAALARIGVAVASRASSVFVLHGITGSGKTEVYLRAIEQVRAAGRQAVYLVPEISLTPQLLGRVRARFGDGVAVLHSGLSPAERTAQWRRVRAGEVFLSIGARSAVFSPFASPGLFIVDEEHDTAYKQEEGIRYQARDLALLRGRMEDAVVLLGSATPSAEAIHLTRTGEATMLSLPERIGARGLPEISVVDLRSQAGRRGADRYFSAELEAAVEETLLRREKAMLFLNRRGYAPALTCLDCGTTVQCNNCQVSMTFHRQDGALLCHYCDARKSPPEECPGCGGHKVVQVGIGTERLVAWAGKRWADARVERLDSDLGRKKGVYGEVLSRMARGEVDILVGTQVIAKGHDFPEVTFVGVLLADLSLSFPDFRSAERTFQLLTQVSGRAGRGSRPGKVILQTLSPEHVCIRKAAEHDFRGFMEAELSEREALGYPPYGRMLLLRLWGSRQERVREAAEEIAAALADPVAKEGIRLLGPAPSPIPFVKRKYRYQILLKMPPRFPVGDFFPGLLRPLREFAGKAGVRMEADVDPYNLMV
- a CDS encoding lysine 2,3-aminomutase → MSSTGHTTNPVGLPWPQVTREEWNDYRWQLSHRITSIRELSGLRYFSREETDLLQRVTESYRLSITPYYLSLIRLDDPEDPIGRQAFPSPEEYFGMDTGEDDPLEEEKDMPVPGLTHRYPDRCLMVVSSFCSMYCRHCTRKRIWALGESPKTEFELNKMFSYIRRHDEIRDVIVSGGDPLTLPTSRIEFILKSLRKIPHVEIIRIGTRVPVVLPMRIDDELCAVLEKYGPIWVNTQFNHPREVTAEARKACDRLLRAGVPVNNQSVLLRGVNDHPEIIRRLNTQLLKAKVRPYYLFQCDMVRGLEHFRTRLSKGIEIMEALRGHTSGLAIPSFVVDAPGGGGKIPLMPNYIISMGETRTVLRNYEGILVGYEEPQNDGRPSARPDSDPPVGRPDVYRLLRGDLKALIPSGNERMARRRRRCESGSPTT